From a region of the Bacteroidia bacterium genome:
- a CDS encoding cation:proton antiporter: MIHLPNLIVDLALILGSAALVTLIFKKFKQPLVLGYIIAGILVGPNFPLFPTVIDAQNITTWAEIGVIFLLFSLGLEFSFKKLIKVGGSASITAVFEVATMLLLGFCTGKLLGWSHLDSIFLGGILSISSTTIIIRAFEELGVKNQKFAGLVFGILIVEDLVAILLLVILSTLALSQQFAGTEMMISLLKLGFFLVLWFVAGIFLIPTFLRMIRKLMSDETLLIVSLALCLLMVVLAVKVGFSPALGAFIMGSVLAETTKAEKIEHIVKPVKDLFGAIFFVSVGMLIEPAMLKEFAGPIAIITLVTVFGKFMSTTFGALISGQPLKQSVKAGMSLSQIGEFSFIIATLGLTLKVTSDFLYPIAVAVSAVTTFITPYLIRSSEPFYRLIEKTLPAKLVHRMNRYASNVNVIKDISEWKAILKSYAYVIVLNSVVISGLIFLSSYLLAPFVKEKIGNVLTGNILTAVIAMLCITPFLWALAMKKITTTTGHNVWLNQKYRGPLVILEIIRIVLAIFFVGFLLDKLFSPLIALIVALAIIITITVIFSRRLQLLYDIIEERFMYNLHARELKQKEGIPMREMLPWDAHIAEFEILPESPFIGKTLMELALREKFGINIARIERGKITINIPRKEERLYPGDNIFVIGTDEQLDQFRSELEILPVEPLEQKSNHEVLLQQFVIDKDFQLISKTIRESGIREKTNGLIVGIERGGQRILNPDSSTPLSEGDIIWIVGEKGIIEKLKNEKGSDD; this comes from the coding sequence ATGATTCATTTACCGAATTTAATTGTTGATCTTGCCTTAATACTGGGCTCTGCGGCTCTTGTTACCCTCATTTTTAAGAAATTCAAACAACCCCTTGTGCTCGGTTATATTATTGCCGGGATACTGGTTGGCCCGAATTTCCCTTTGTTTCCCACAGTAATAGATGCACAAAATATTACAACGTGGGCTGAGATAGGAGTAATATTCCTGCTGTTCAGTCTTGGATTAGAGTTTAGCTTTAAGAAACTCATAAAGGTGGGAGGATCGGCTTCTATTACTGCCGTCTTTGAGGTCGCCACTATGCTTTTATTGGGATTTTGTACGGGCAAGCTATTGGGCTGGTCGCATTTGGACAGCATTTTTCTCGGAGGCATCTTGTCCATATCCTCCACCACAATTATCATTCGCGCTTTTGAGGAATTGGGAGTGAAGAACCAGAAATTTGCCGGGCTTGTCTTCGGGATACTTATCGTTGAGGATCTGGTGGCAATACTACTGCTGGTCATTCTCTCCACATTGGCATTAAGTCAGCAATTCGCGGGTACGGAAATGATGATCTCGCTTCTGAAACTCGGTTTTTTCCTTGTCCTTTGGTTTGTTGCAGGCATTTTTCTGATACCCACATTCCTAAGAATGATTCGAAAATTAATGAGTGACGAGACATTGCTCATCGTATCGCTGGCTCTATGCTTACTAATGGTGGTGCTTGCCGTAAAAGTCGGTTTCTCCCCGGCACTTGGGGCTTTTATCATGGGTTCTGTGCTTGCGGAAACTACCAAAGCCGAGAAAATAGAACATATCGTAAAACCAGTAAAAGACCTTTTCGGAGCCATTTTCTTTGTTTCAGTCGGTATGCTCATTGAGCCTGCCATGCTGAAAGAATTTGCCGGACCGATCGCCATTATCACGCTGGTTACAGTTTTTGGCAAATTCATGAGCACTACTTTCGGGGCATTGATCTCAGGTCAGCCGCTAAAACAGTCCGTCAAGGCAGGAATGAGCCTTTCCCAGATCGGGGAGTTTTCATTTATTATTGCAACCCTCGGCCTTACTCTAAAAGTTACCAGTGATTTTCTTTATCCGATTGCGGTAGCGGTTTCGGCAGTTACAACTTTTATTACACCATATCTTATTCGCTCTTCCGAGCCGTTTTACAGGTTGATTGAAAAAACTCTACCTGCAAAACTTGTTCATAGGATGAACCGCTATGCCTCCAATGTGAACGTGATTAAAGATATAAGTGAATGGAAAGCCATTCTGAAGTCGTATGCTTATGTTATAGTTCTTAATTCCGTTGTAATCAGCGGTCTTATCTTTCTGTCTTCATACCTTCTTGCTCCTTTTGTAAAGGAAAAAATCGGGAATGTTTTAACGGGTAATATTCTTACTGCTGTCATTGCCATGTTATGCATAACTCCTTTCCTGTGGGCTTTGGCTATGAAGAAGATCACGACCACTACCGGGCATAATGTATGGCTTAATCAGAAATACAGGGGACCTTTGGTTATTCTGGAGATCATAAGAATAGTGCTGGCGATTTTTTTTGTTGGATTCCTGCTTGACAAGTTATTTTCTCCGCTGATCGCCCTTATTGTGGCCCTTGCCATAATCATTACGATAACGGTGATTTTTTCCAGGCGTTTACAGCTACTTTATGACATAATTGAAGAACGGTTCATGTACAACCTTCATGCGCGTGAATTAAAACAGAAAGAAGGAATACCGATGCGGGAAATGCTTCCTTGGGACGCGCATATAGCGGAATTTGAAATACTGCCCGAATCTCCTTTTATTGGAAAAACCCTCATGGAACTGGCCTTGCGGGAAAAATTCGGAATCAATATTGCACGGATTGAACGGGGAAAAATTACAATCAATATTCCCAGGAAAGAGGAAAGGCTTTATCCTGGGGACAATATTTTTGTGATTGGTACAGACGAACAATTAGACCAATTCCGAAGTGAACTGGAAATTTTACCCGTTGAGCCACTTGAGCAAAAGTCTAATCATGAAGTATTGCTTCAGCAGTTTGTAATAGATAAGGATTTCCAGCTTATTTCCAAGACTATCAGGGAATCGGGCATCCGGGAAAAAACCAATGGACTAATTGTAGGAATCGAGCGGGGCGGACAGAGAATATTGAATCCCGATTCTTCCACACCGCTTTCAGAAGGAGACATTATCTGGATTGTTGGAGAGAAGGGGATCATTGAAAAGCTAAAGAATGAAAAAGGAAGCGATGATTAA
- a CDS encoding glycosyltransferase — translation MKNEITTSALFPRVICQLRDGAQHPADDHALPEILFITSYPPRECGIATFSQDLIKALNNKFDHSFTIRICPLESESEKHNYTDETKYILNTDHPGAFGKLAKIINDDAAIRLVMIQHEFGFFEKKEDNFQRFLNAISKPVVISFHTVLPHPHASLREKVQQIADASETLIVMTKSSKKILINDYGVENEKISVIPHGTHLVPHSDKKLLKEKYKLSGKKVLSTFGLLSSGKSIETTLEALPAIIKKDSDVLFLIIGKTHPSVIKHEGEKYRRELETKVADLQMQQHVQFVNYFLPLPDLLEYLQLTDIYLFTSKDPNQAVSGTFSYAISCGCPVISTPIPHAREVLRNDAGIIVDFENPKQLRDAVIRLLNDELRRKNISSNGLHRIASTAWENAAIAHAYLFAKTGNDKILLHYNLPAINLDHIKKLTTDFGMVQFSKINKPDIDSGYTLDDNARALIAMSQLFELTMDKKVVKDIYTYFNFIKHCLQPEGHFLNYVNEQRLFTEQNNSTNLADANGRAIWALGYLVSLRDLLPKELTEEAESILEIALLNVNKIHATRAMAFAIKGLYYRNTKCKSAQNVLLIKELANRLVQMYRHEADHEWQWFESYLTYANSILPEAMLCAWLATSEPIYKEIANSSFDFLLSKTFRNNSIRVISNKTWLHKSEDRVLIDTGGEQPIDVAYSVIALSKFYDVVKNKYYLVKMKTAFDWFLGNNHLHQVIYNPCTGGCYDGLEENYVNLNQGAESTLSYLMARLTIEKYFGGKQKIEG, via the coding sequence ACAAGTGCATTATTTCCCAGGGTCATCTGTCAACTGAGGGATGGCGCGCAACATCCTGCTGATGATCATGCCCTGCCTGAAATTTTATTCATCACTTCCTATCCTCCGCGCGAATGTGGCATTGCAACATTCTCACAGGATTTGATAAAGGCACTGAACAATAAATTCGACCATTCATTCACCATAAGAATTTGTCCACTGGAATCGGAAAGCGAAAAACATAATTATACTGATGAAACAAAATACATCCTTAATACAGATCATCCGGGGGCATTCGGCAAATTAGCCAAAATAATCAATGATGATGCAGCTATCCGGCTGGTTATGATTCAGCATGAATTCGGGTTCTTTGAAAAAAAAGAAGATAATTTCCAGCGATTTTTAAATGCCATCTCCAAGCCGGTTGTTATTTCTTTTCATACCGTATTACCGCACCCGCATGCGTCATTAAGAGAAAAAGTGCAGCAAATTGCGGATGCTTCTGAAACTCTCATTGTTATGACCAAATCTTCTAAAAAAATATTGATTAATGATTACGGGGTAGAAAATGAAAAAATTTCAGTCATTCCGCATGGTACACACTTAGTGCCACATTCAGATAAAAAGCTTCTGAAAGAAAAATATAAATTATCCGGGAAAAAAGTACTCTCCACCTTTGGACTGCTCAGTTCTGGTAAAAGTATTGAAACCACTTTAGAGGCATTGCCGGCAATCATTAAGAAAGATTCCGACGTGTTGTTTCTTATTATCGGTAAAACGCACCCGTCTGTTATAAAACACGAAGGCGAAAAATATCGCAGGGAGCTTGAAACAAAGGTTGCTGATTTGCAAATGCAACAGCATGTACAATTTGTTAATTATTTCCTGCCGCTGCCCGATCTGCTGGAATATTTACAGCTCACGGATATATATTTGTTTACCTCTAAAGACCCTAATCAGGCGGTAAGCGGAACTTTTTCTTATGCCATTAGTTGTGGTTGCCCGGTTATTTCCACTCCTATTCCGCATGCGCGTGAAGTATTGCGAAATGATGCAGGGATTATCGTTGATTTTGAGAACCCGAAACAATTACGTGATGCGGTAATCCGCTTATTGAATGATGAACTGCGGAGAAAAAATATCAGTTCAAACGGATTGCACAGAATAGCATCTACAGCCTGGGAAAATGCGGCTATTGCCCATGCATATTTATTTGCCAAAACAGGAAACGATAAAATTTTATTGCACTATAATTTGCCTGCCATCAACCTTGACCATATAAAAAAACTGACGACTGATTTTGGAATGGTTCAGTTTTCTAAAATAAATAAACCTGACATTGATTCAGGATACACATTGGATGATAACGCACGGGCCTTGATTGCCATGTCTCAACTTTTCGAACTGACAATGGACAAGAAGGTTGTAAAAGATATTTATACGTATTTCAATTTCATAAAACATTGTCTGCAACCGGAAGGTCACTTTCTGAATTATGTGAACGAGCAAAGACTTTTTACAGAACAAAATAATTCAACCAACCTTGCTGATGCAAACGGGAGAGCCATTTGGGCTTTGGGCTATTTGGTTTCTCTGCGCGATTTATTGCCCAAAGAACTGACAGAGGAAGCAGAATCAATACTGGAAATAGCTTTATTGAATGTAAATAAGATTCATGCAACGCGAGCCATGGCATTTGCAATTAAAGGGTTGTACTATCGCAACACAAAATGCAAATCAGCGCAAAATGTGTTGTTGATAAAAGAACTTGCAAATAGGCTGGTTCAAATGTACAGGCACGAAGCGGACCATGAATGGCAGTGGTTCGAAAGTTATCTTACATATGCTAACAGTATTTTACCCGAAGCGATGTTGTGTGCATGGTTAGCCACCTCTGAACCGATATACAAAGAAATTGCAAATTCATCTTTTGATTTTCTTTTGTCGAAGACCTTTAGAAACAACAGCATAAGAGTAATTTCTAATAAAACCTGGCTTCATAAAAGCGAGGACAGGGTATTGATAGATACCGGAGGAGAACAGCCGATTGATGTAGCCTATTCTGTCATTGCATTAAGTAAATTCTATGATGTAGTTAAGAATAAATATTACCTAGTTAAGATGAAGACCGCTTTCGATTGGTTTCTTGGAAATAACCATCTGCACCAGGTTATTTACAATCCCTGTACTGGCGGATGTTATGACGGGCTTGAAGAAAATTATGTAAACCTCAACCAGGGTGCTGAATCAACCCTGAGCTACCTGATGGCAAGATTAACAATTGAAAAATATTTTGGGGGTAAGCAAAAAATTGAAGGCTAG